In Leptospiraceae bacterium, one DNA window encodes the following:
- a CDS encoding DegT/DnrJ/EryC1/StrS family aminotransferase, producing MKVRYSYLKQQFENCDDLWDELKRFVPTGDFTLGKPLQEFEAKFAKLIGTKHAIGVNSGTDAIKLSLKALGVGHGDEVITTANTFVATVGAIVELGAKPVFVDCNDTFCMDVDLLEKAITSKTKAIVPVHFTGYMTDMRKLLPIAKKHNLPIVEDACQSILGAIDSKKAGTWGNAGAFSLHPLKNLNVWSDGGVIVTDDDNLAETLKLLRNHGLIDRDNVEILGYNSRLDTIQAVVGNWLIPHAVDISNKRIENANYYDSQLGKINGITLPPRPADFRIVYHLYIVFAEKRDALLEYCVKKGIEAKVHYPIPIYRQRALKAYGYKEGDFPVSDEHTKKIITFPCDQHLSKEEMDYVVSTVKEFYS from the coding sequence ATGAAAGTTAGATATAGCTATTTAAAACAGCAGTTTGAAAATTGTGATGATCTTTGGGATGAGCTAAAGAGATTTGTGCCGACAGGCGATTTTACCTTAGGTAAGCCTCTTCAAGAATTTGAAGCTAAGTTTGCAAAACTTATTGGAACAAAACATGCAATAGGGGTGAATTCCGGAACAGATGCAATTAAATTATCTTTAAAGGCCCTCGGTGTTGGTCATGGAGATGAAGTGATTACTACAGCCAATACATTTGTTGCCACTGTGGGAGCGATAGTAGAGCTTGGGGCAAAACCTGTTTTTGTGGACTGTAATGATACTTTTTGTATGGATGTGGATTTACTTGAAAAAGCAATTACTTCAAAAACAAAGGCAATTGTACCAGTTCACTTTACTGGCTACATGACCGATATGAGGAAGCTTCTTCCAATTGCAAAGAAACACAATTTACCGATTGTTGAGGATGCTTGCCAGTCGATTCTAGGTGCAATTGATAGTAAAAAAGCGGGAACATGGGGAAACGCTGGGGCATTTTCTCTGCACCCGTTAAAGAACTTGAACGTTTGGTCTGATGGTGGTGTTATTGTAACTGATGACGATAACTTAGCTGAAACTTTAAAGCTCTTGAGAAATCATGGATTAATTGATAGGGATAATGTAGAAATTCTAGGCTACAATTCCAGATTAGACACTATTCAGGCAGTAGTCGGAAATTGGCTTATTCCCCATGCAGTAGATATTTCTAATAAAAGAATCGAGAATGCAAATTATTATGATAGTCAATTAGGTAAAATCAATGGAATTACTTTACCTCCAAGACCTGCAGATTTCAGGATTGTATATCATTTGTATATAGTATTTGCAGAGAAAAGAGATGCGTTATTGGAATATTGTGTAAAAAAAGGAATCGAAGCCAAAGTTCACTATCCTATTCCAATCTATCGTCAGAGAGCTTTAAAGGCTTATGGTTACAAAGAAGGCGACTTTCCTGTTTCAGATGAGCACACAAAAAAAATAATTACTTTTCCATGCGACCAGCATTTATCGAAAGAGGAAATGGATTATGTTGTTTCAACTGTAAAAGAGTTTTATTCATAG
- a CDS encoding thiamine pyrophosphate-dependent dehydrogenase E1 component subunit alpha has translation MKTKLLNLYKSALKIRLTEETIANRYPENKMRCPTHLSIGQEGVAASAGMALKKNDFAVSTHRGHAHYLGKGGSIKGLISELYGKKTGCSGGIGGSMHLCDLSCGFVGTTAIVGNSIPLGVGLGLSIQLNKTNQVSCIFFGDGSTEEGVFYESVNFAIIKNLPVIFICENNLYSVYSPLSVRQPKDRKIYEMVSSLGMKSLSGDGNDPYQVFLTINESLDRIRKGGGPEFLEFSTYRYREHCGPYFDNDIGYRTEAEYLEWKIKDPVFRLENEVKKFGLTDKEIEKIQNEVLNEIEDAFQFAENSEFPNYKESCLVEYKK, from the coding sequence TTGAAAACTAAATTATTAAACTTATATAAATCGGCTTTGAAAATTAGGTTAACTGAAGAAACTATTGCAAATAGATACCCTGAAAATAAGATGAGGTGTCCTACTCATTTAAGTATTGGCCAAGAAGGGGTAGCTGCTTCAGCAGGTATGGCTTTGAAAAAAAATGACTTTGCTGTAAGTACACATAGAGGTCACGCTCATTATTTAGGGAAGGGTGGTAGTATAAAAGGTTTGATTTCCGAGCTATATGGAAAGAAAACAGGGTGTAGCGGGGGAATAGGTGGGTCGATGCATTTGTGCGATTTGTCTTGTGGTTTTGTAGGTACTACTGCAATTGTCGGAAATAGTATACCATTAGGAGTCGGGCTTGGTCTTTCTATACAATTAAACAAAACAAACCAAGTAAGCTGCATATTTTTTGGAGATGGTTCTACTGAAGAAGGTGTGTTTTATGAATCGGTTAACTTTGCTATAATTAAAAATTTACCCGTAATTTTTATTTGTGAAAATAATCTATATTCAGTCTATTCTCCCTTGTCAGTAAGGCAGCCAAAAGATAGAAAAATCTATGAAATGGTTAGTTCCTTGGGTATGAAATCCTTGAGTGGCGATGGAAACGATCCGTATCAAGTATTTCTAACAATCAATGAATCCTTAGACCGAATCCGAAAAGGAGGCGGGCCTGAATTTTTAGAATTTTCTACATATAGATATAGAGAGCACTGTGGACCTTATTTTGACAATGATATTGGATATAGGACAGAGGCAGAATATCTTGAGTGGAAAATAAAGGATCCAGTATTTCGATTGGAAAATGAAGTTAAAAAATTTGGTTTAACGGATAAAGAAATAGAGAAAATCCAAAATGAAGTATTAAATGAAATTGAGGATGCATTTCAGTTTGCAGAAAATTCTGAATTTCCTAATTATAAAGAATCTTGTTTGGTTGAATATAAGAAATGA
- a CDS encoding DegT/DnrJ/EryC1/StrS family aminotransferase has protein sequence MNKKIPYVNIQEQWASDKEELLPIIDSLLGSGQYIGGKEISDFETSVAALCDVRYAVALNSGTDALVLGLSALGVKPGDEVITPPNSFIASTAAIVHLNAVPVFADVLEDQNIDPKEIEKLITKKTKAIMPVHLTGRMARMNEIMDIAKKFSISVIEDAAQSIGSKYENKMSGSIGNVGCFSTHPLKNLNACGDGGFLTTNDELIYKKVSFARNHGLIDRNTVESFGFVSRMDALQAAILNYRLKKLPDLIEKRRNNAEKYRRQLNPKHIYIPEDKPNEFNTYHTFVIQVEKRDELQEYLLANGIETAIHYPIPIHLQPASKKLGYKLGDFPKTESQAKRILTLPINQYIKPEELERVADTVNQFYK, from the coding sequence ATGAATAAAAAAATACCTTATGTAAATATACAAGAACAATGGGCATCAGACAAGGAAGAATTGTTGCCAATCATAGATTCATTACTTGGGTCAGGACAATATATTGGCGGAAAGGAAATTTCAGATTTTGAAACAAGTGTAGCTGCACTTTGCGATGTGCGTTATGCGGTAGCTCTTAACAGTGGAACCGACGCATTGGTTCTAGGACTGTCTGCACTTGGTGTAAAACCAGGAGATGAAGTGATCACTCCACCGAACTCATTTATTGCATCAACTGCTGCTATTGTACATCTGAATGCAGTTCCTGTGTTTGCAGATGTGTTAGAGGATCAAAACATTGACCCAAAGGAAATCGAGAAACTAATTACCAAAAAAACCAAAGCTATCATGCCAGTTCATTTAACTGGAAGAATGGCAAGGATGAACGAAATTATGGATATTGCTAAAAAATTTTCAATCTCCGTAATAGAAGATGCAGCTCAATCAATTGGTTCAAAATACGAGAATAAAATGAGTGGCTCAATTGGAAATGTGGGTTGCTTTTCTACTCATCCTCTAAAAAATTTAAATGCATGTGGTGATGGTGGATTTCTTACAACTAATGATGAGTTGATCTATAAGAAAGTTAGCTTTGCGAGAAATCATGGTCTGATTGACAGAAATACAGTTGAAAGTTTTGGGTTTGTTTCTAGAATGGATGCTTTACAAGCAGCTATATTAAACTACAGGTTAAAAAAGTTACCGGATTTAATTGAGAAAAGAAGAAATAATGCAGAAAAATATAGGAGACAATTAAACCCAAAGCATATATATATCCCAGAAGACAAACCAAATGAATTTAATACTTATCATACATTTGTGATTCAAGTTGAGAAAAGAGATGAACTTCAAGAATATTTGCTCGCTAATGGTATTGAAACTGCAATTCATTATCCTATTCCTATTCATCTTCAACCCGCAAGTAAAAAACTTGGGTATAAGTTGGGCGATTTTCCAAAAACAGAAAGTCAGGCAAAAAGGATTTTAACCCTCCCGATAAATCAATACATTAAACCGGAAGAATTGGAAAGAGTTGCAGATACTGTGAATCAATTTTATAAATAG
- a CDS encoding alpha-ketoacid dehydrogenase subunit beta, whose amino-acid sequence MKKLMTFANGINNALHLAMRKSNSVICFGLGIDDPKRIFGTTAGLVEEFGKERVFDMPTAENGMTGVGIGASLNGIIPIMVHQRLDFFLLAMDQVVNSAAKWYYMFGQKQSIPITIRLIIGHGWGQGPTHCQNLQSWFAHIPGLKVVMPATTKDAKGLLLSSIFDDNPVIFLEHRWLHNISEEIEEGYYEIPIGKAKVVTEGKDITIVSYSYMTVEAIHAENVLKKYGISCEVIDLRTIRPLDWDTVFGSVEKTGKLLALDSASPFSSISSEIVARVSLEKFSSLKSHPLRIAQPDFASPASFGLTKEYYNGAKEIVIEVCKYFGIQPEKDDLEKLVKTPHDVPGDWFKGPF is encoded by the coding sequence ATGAAAAAATTGATGACGTTTGCAAATGGGATAAATAATGCTTTGCATTTGGCAATGAGAAAAAGTAATTCTGTTATTTGTTTTGGGTTGGGAATTGATGATCCAAAAAGAATTTTTGGAACAACTGCAGGCTTGGTAGAAGAATTTGGAAAAGAAAGAGTATTTGATATGCCTACAGCAGAAAACGGTATGACAGGAGTAGGGATTGGTGCCTCTTTAAACGGGATTATACCTATCATGGTTCACCAACGATTAGATTTCTTTTTATTGGCCATGGATCAGGTTGTAAACTCAGCGGCAAAATGGTATTATATGTTTGGCCAAAAACAATCTATTCCAATTACAATTCGATTGATTATTGGTCATGGGTGGGGACAGGGACCTACACATTGTCAAAATCTTCAGTCATGGTTCGCTCATATACCTGGATTAAAAGTGGTTATGCCAGCAACTACAAAAGATGCGAAAGGGCTTTTATTATCATCAATCTTTGATGATAATCCTGTAATATTCTTAGAGCATAGATGGTTGCACAATATTTCAGAAGAGATTGAGGAAGGCTATTATGAAATTCCTATAGGAAAAGCAAAAGTCGTTACTGAGGGAAAGGATATTACAATTGTATCTTACTCCTACATGACTGTCGAAGCGATTCATGCGGAAAATGTATTAAAAAAATATGGAATATCTTGTGAGGTTATTGATTTAAGGACAATTCGTCCCTTGGATTGGGATACTGTCTTTGGCTCAGTAGAGAAAACTGGTAAGTTATTAGCGTTAGATTCAGCTTCACCATTTTCCTCAATTTCAAGTGAAATAGTCGCCAGAGTTTCTTTAGAGAAATTTAGCTCACTAAAGTCTCATCCTCTCAGAATTGCCCAACCTGATTTTGCATCACCAGCAAGCTTTGGATTAACTAAAGAATATTATAATGGTGCAAAAGAAATTGTAATTGAGGTTTGTAAGTATTTTGGGATTCAGCCTGAAAAAGATGATCTAGAAAAATTAGTTAAAACCCCCCATGACGTACCCGGTGACTGGTTTAAAGGGCCTTTTTAA
- a CDS encoding NUDIX domain-containing protein, with protein MFDLRNVVLTILLKDNKYVLQLRSNKVGIPHPGIWGLFGGQLESGEKPITGIVREIKEELNVQIPDEKFKVFTSFSEYHDFYKEEIHYHIFSADFTDFWGKHELLEGQGVDCFTFSELSQVKVPETIIRILKDFHNKNKKT; from the coding sequence ATTTTCGATTTGCGAAATGTTGTTCTGACTATTTTATTAAAAGATAATAAATATGTCTTACAGCTCAGAAGTAATAAGGTGGGAATTCCTCACCCCGGGATCTGGGGTTTATTCGGAGGACAACTGGAATCGGGAGAAAAACCTATTACAGGAATTGTACGTGAGATCAAAGAAGAACTAAATGTTCAGATTCCGGATGAAAAATTTAAAGTTTTCACTTCATTTTCGGAATACCATGATTTTTATAAAGAAGAGATTCATTATCATATTTTTTCTGCGGATTTTACGGATTTCTGGGGTAAACATGAATTGTTAGAAGGACAGGGAGTTGACTGTTTCACTTTTAGTGAATTGAGTCAAGTGAAAGTTCCGGAAACCATTATCAGAATTTTAAAAGATTTTCATAACAAAAATAAAAAGACTTAA
- a CDS encoding acyltransferase, with product MKFFNKNLINSEKGNYRSDIDGLRAIAVLAVIGFHIFPEWVKGGFVGVDIFFVISGYLITGIIVDGLEKENFSFLNFYSRRIKRIFPALFLVLAFCLTLGWFLFLPNEYRQLGKHIAGGGAFISNFILWMEAGYFDTASELKPLLHLWSLGIEEQFYIFWPLLLFIVWKIRVGLFAVTLLVTVISFVLNIYGAYTHKVANFYLPITRIWELLIGACLAHLSRIKSEQVQSGQVRSGQVRSGQVRSGQVLV from the coding sequence ATGAAATTTTTTAATAAGAATTTAATAAACTCCGAAAAAGGCAACTACCGGTCAGATATTGATGGGCTTCGAGCAATTGCAGTTCTTGCCGTAATCGGTTTTCACATTTTTCCGGAATGGGTGAAAGGGGGGTTTGTAGGCGTAGATATATTTTTTGTTATATCCGGATATTTGATAACAGGAATAATTGTAGATGGTCTTGAAAAAGAAAATTTCAGTTTTTTGAATTTCTATTCTCGGCGCATAAAAAGAATTTTTCCCGCATTGTTTCTGGTGCTTGCATTTTGTCTGACTCTTGGCTGGTTTTTATTCCTGCCAAATGAATACAGACAATTGGGTAAGCATATAGCAGGTGGTGGAGCATTTATATCCAATTTTATTCTTTGGATGGAAGCAGGTTATTTTGATACAGCATCAGAACTAAAACCATTACTTCATTTATGGTCATTGGGTATTGAAGAACAGTTTTATATATTCTGGCCGCTTCTGCTATTTATTGTTTGGAAAATAAGGGTTGGTCTGTTCGCAGTAACATTGTTAGTAACTGTAATTTCTTTTGTATTGAATATTTATGGTGCATATACTCATAAAGTAGCCAATTTTTATCTTCCGATTACCAGAATCTGGGAATTGCTGATTGGAGCTTGCCTTGCTCATTTGAGCAGAATCAAGTCTGAACAAGTCCAGTCAGGTCAGGTCAGGTCAGGTCAGGTCAGGTCAGGTCAGGTCAGGTCAGGTCAGGTATTGGTATAA